The Denticeps clupeoides chromosome 5, fDenClu1.1, whole genome shotgun sequence genome includes a region encoding these proteins:
- the LOC114790301 gene encoding uncharacterized protein LOC114790301 isoform X2 has product MDGTLAASPEKRLRGHLNILSKYMPPWLLEHMSNYLLDTRTITKHELQVIHSQTLDSQKVTQLVQIVLRKGQGASHRFYKCLRECSPIFYSMLTGPSGLTAETISQLEELSVSERQHTTPSYVIQISNSTVSNCIFGSNNDQHVVTENKPRHAEDSQLCEPGVGSENGLIVDKLLETAASEGSRRIQVDYSHVEHVIIGNNNIMDVEVIQDEDWQEEEESEETC; this is encoded by the exons ATGGACGGTACCTTGGCTGCTTCGCCCG AAAAGAGATTACGAGGGCACTTGAACATTCTAAGCAAATACATGCCACCTTGGTTGCTGGAACATATGAGCAACTACCTGTTAGACACTCGTACCATCACTAAACATGAGCTTCAAGTGATCCACTCGCAAACCCTGGACTCACAGAAAGTCACTCAGCTGGTGCAGATTGTCCTACGGAAAGGTCAAGGAGCTTCTCATCGGTTCTACAAGTGTCTGAGAGAATGTTCCCCCATTTTTTACAGTATGCTGACAGGGCCTTCAG GGTTGACTGCTGAGACCATTTCACAATTGGAAGAGCTTAGTGTTTCAG AGAGGCAGCATACAACTCCATCTTATGTCATACAAATTAGTAACTCTACCGTGAGTAACTGCATCTTTGGGAGCAACAACGACCAGCACGTTGTCACAGAGAACAAACCTCGACATGCTGAGGATTCACAATTATGCGAGCCTG GGGTTGGATCAGAGAACGGCCTGATAGTTGACAAGCTGTTGGAAACAGCGGCTTCAGAAGGGTCTAGACGTATCCAAGTGGATTATTCTCATGTAGAGCATGTAATCATTGGTAACAACAATATAATGGATGTAGAGGTAATACAAGATGAAGACTGGCAAGAGGAAGAAGAATCTGAAGAAACATGTTAA
- the prelid3a gene encoding PRELI domain containing protein 3A isoform X2: MKRTHRAKQPSYPWETVIKAAMRKYPNPMNPSVVGVDVLDRTLDTHGRLHSHRLLSTEWGLPSIVRAILGTSRTITYVKEHSIVDPDEKKMELSSTNITLTNLVSVDERLVYRPHPENPEITVLTQEAIITVKGVSLSSYLEGLMALTMSANARKGWDAIEWIIQNSERENVTFM, encoded by the exons atgaaacgtACTCACCGGGCGAAGCAGCCAAG TTACCCATGGGAAACTGTCATCAAAGCTGCCATGAGGAAGTACCCCAATCCCATGAACCCTAGTGTGGTTGGGGTTGACGTGTTGGACAGAACTCTGGACACACACGGTCGTCTCCACAGCCACAGGCTCCTGAGCACCGAGTGGGGCCTTCCATCCATTGTCCGAGCG ATTTTGGGGACCAGTCGGACCATTACTTATGTGAAAGAACACTCTATAGTGGATccagatgaaaagaaaatggaactTAGCTCAACAAAT ATAACACTTACAAATTTAGTGTCTGTTGATGAGCGACTGGTGTACAGACCTCACCCAGAAAACCCTGAAAT TACTGTTCTGACCCAAGAGGCGATTATAACAGTGAAAGGTGTAAGTTTAAGCAGCTACCTGGAGGGACTGATGGCTCTCACCATGTCGGCTAATGCCAGAAAG GGATGGGATGCTATAGAATGGATTATTCAAAACTCTGAAAGGGAGAATGTTACATTTATGTGA
- the prelid3a gene encoding PRELI domain containing protein 3A isoform X3: MRKYPNPMNPSVVGVDVLDRTLDTHGRLHSHRLLSTEWGLPSIVRAILGTSRTITYVKEHSIVDPDEKKMELSSTNITLTNLVSVDERLVYRPHPENPEITVLTQEAIITVKGVSLSSYLEGLMALTMSANARKGWDAIEWIIQNSERENVTFM; the protein is encoded by the exons ATGAGGAAGTACCCCAATCCCATGAACCCTAGTGTGGTTGGGGTTGACGTGTTGGACAGAACTCTGGACACACACGGTCGTCTCCACAGCCACAGGCTCCTGAGCACCGAGTGGGGCCTTCCATCCATTGTCCGAGCG ATTTTGGGGACCAGTCGGACCATTACTTATGTGAAAGAACACTCTATAGTGGATccagatgaaaagaaaatggaactTAGCTCAACAAAT ATAACACTTACAAATTTAGTGTCTGTTGATGAGCGACTGGTGTACAGACCTCACCCAGAAAACCCTGAAAT TACTGTTCTGACCCAAGAGGCGATTATAACAGTGAAAGGTGTAAGTTTAAGCAGCTACCTGGAGGGACTGATGGCTCTCACCATGTCGGCTAATGCCAGAAAG GGATGGGATGCTATAGAATGGATTATTCAAAACTCTGAAAGGGAGAATGTTACATTTATGTGA
- the prelid3a gene encoding PRELI domain containing protein 3A isoform X1: MKIWSTEHIFSYPWETVIKAAMRKYPNPMNPSVVGVDVLDRTLDTHGRLHSHRLLSTEWGLPSIVRAILGTSRTITYVKEHSIVDPDEKKMELSSTNITLTNLVSVDERLVYRPHPENPEITVLTQEAIITVKGVSLSSYLEGLMALTMSANARKGWDAIEWIIQNSERENVTFM; this comes from the exons ATGAAGATTTGGAGTACGGAACATATATTCAG TTACCCATGGGAAACTGTCATCAAAGCTGCCATGAGGAAGTACCCCAATCCCATGAACCCTAGTGTGGTTGGGGTTGACGTGTTGGACAGAACTCTGGACACACACGGTCGTCTCCACAGCCACAGGCTCCTGAGCACCGAGTGGGGCCTTCCATCCATTGTCCGAGCG ATTTTGGGGACCAGTCGGACCATTACTTATGTGAAAGAACACTCTATAGTGGATccagatgaaaagaaaatggaactTAGCTCAACAAAT ATAACACTTACAAATTTAGTGTCTGTTGATGAGCGACTGGTGTACAGACCTCACCCAGAAAACCCTGAAAT TACTGTTCTGACCCAAGAGGCGATTATAACAGTGAAAGGTGTAAGTTTAAGCAGCTACCTGGAGGGACTGATGGCTCTCACCATGTCGGCTAATGCCAGAAAG GGATGGGATGCTATAGAATGGATTATTCAAAACTCTGAAAGGGAGAATGTTACATTTATGTGA
- the LOC114790301 gene encoding uncharacterized protein LOC114790301 isoform X1 has translation MDGTLAASPEKRLRGHLNILSKYMPPWLLEHMSNYLLDTRTITKHELQVIHSQTLDSQKVTQLVQIVLRKGQGASHRFYKCLRECSPIFYSMLTGPSGLTAETISQLEELSVSGEERQHTTPSYVIQISNSTVSNCIFGSNNDQHVVTENKPRHAEDSQLCEPGVGSENGLIVDKLLETAASEGSRRIQVDYSHVEHVIIGNNNIMDVEVIQDEDWQEEEESEETC, from the exons ATGGACGGTACCTTGGCTGCTTCGCCCG AAAAGAGATTACGAGGGCACTTGAACATTCTAAGCAAATACATGCCACCTTGGTTGCTGGAACATATGAGCAACTACCTGTTAGACACTCGTACCATCACTAAACATGAGCTTCAAGTGATCCACTCGCAAACCCTGGACTCACAGAAAGTCACTCAGCTGGTGCAGATTGTCCTACGGAAAGGTCAAGGAGCTTCTCATCGGTTCTACAAGTGTCTGAGAGAATGTTCCCCCATTTTTTACAGTATGCTGACAGGGCCTTCAG GGTTGACTGCTGAGACCATTTCACAATTGGAAGAGCTTAGTGTTTCAGGTGAAG AGAGGCAGCATACAACTCCATCTTATGTCATACAAATTAGTAACTCTACCGTGAGTAACTGCATCTTTGGGAGCAACAACGACCAGCACGTTGTCACAGAGAACAAACCTCGACATGCTGAGGATTCACAATTATGCGAGCCTG GGGTTGGATCAGAGAACGGCCTGATAGTTGACAAGCTGTTGGAAACAGCGGCTTCAGAAGGGTCTAGACGTATCCAAGTGGATTATTCTCATGTAGAGCATGTAATCATTGGTAACAACAATATAATGGATGTAGAGGTAATACAAGATGAAGACTGGCAAGAGGAAGAAGAATCTGAAGAAACATGTTAA